The genomic stretch CGACAACCTTGACTACTAAACAAGACATACAGAGCCACTCCTAAATATCTCACATATCAGTTCCACTAATGATTTCATGACTCTCCAAACAAAGGACATGATTCTTAGACGTCAAAACACAGGTCAGAAATTTCAACTCTGAATGAAATCCAAGAATTTATCTTTCGCTCCTAGTATCTGCCTGCTAATCTCAGGAGAGAAAAGCTCAGGTCTGACCTAAAGTAAAATTGGCCAGGCACAAAAATACCTCCAAAACAACAGCCCCAAGAGCAACCCATTTGACAATCTTCCAGTGATCTTCCAGAAAGTCGTAAATCATACCGAACGTTCCAGTTCTGTCAGTTGGAATTTCCTAAGGAAAGTCAAAGTTTAATAATTAGATTAAAAAGTGAGAATTCCTAAGCTTGAAACTTGATGGACAAATTATAGGAACTGTCACCTCTTTCCAGCTTTtgtcaaagaaaataaaagcaGCAACTCCCAACTCAATCAGGATCAACAAGATCACCAACACGGCATACTGCTTAAAGTTAAGGAACCCAGCCATCATAACATCCTCAAGAAAGACATAAGAACCTGGCAAATAAGCTCTGAACTCATCTATTCACATTCTTCACAAACTTGAAGGGTTTCTTATCAGAAAATTCATCAGAAAGAAAAATCTACTTGCCAAAAGTTCGATTTTATTGAGGGGTAAAATTGAGCTAATACAGCTTAATAAgtattttcacttttaaaacATAAGGCGTTCAGGAAATGCTTGACATCTATACAAAACAGTTCAAATCAAATCAACATAATGAATTAATTGAAAAcaggaaaataagaaaaattatgtcAAAGGTCTATTGCTCCATGCTTAGTATTATTGTTCAGTGTAGCTGCTCAAAGACAAACTGAACTTTGAAGTTGAACAGATTCTTGAAATTCTCATGTCAATGCAAAATGTCAGACAAAAGTAGCCTGTAAAGTGAAAAATAGAAAGGAAAATAGAGAAGCAGCTCagagaaagaaaaatcaagGAAGCAAAACCTTTAGCACCTTATCTCCTTACAAGAAAAAGCTGCAGTTCTGTCATCAAATACATCTGTTACCATAAGCAGTTGCATAGGAAACTTCAGGACATAAAGCATAAACTATATTCAGACAAATTGCAAAAATAGAGGATACACAACTCAAGCAGCATCCATTTCGTGTCGCTGCTCCAATACAACCAAAACAGGATATGACAAACAGAACTACCCCCActccaataaataaatatatgaaCCTGCAAAGAGCAAATTTATTAGCTAATCTTACAGAATTTCTTAGGGAGAATTTTGTCTATAGTTACATTTTGTGAACAACATAACTATCATCATAAACATGCAATAGGAGGATTTCTTTCAAAGTGAACAACTAAAGAACAAGTCATCATCGGTGAGAACAAGTGTCACGCTACATTCATATGATTTTCAAACAAAAGCTACAGAAACAGCATCATTATCTTCCATGATACCTGCATATGAATTTTCCTACAGCAATTTGACAATGCAGAAAGTCCGTCAACATGCACCACTCCAGCAACTCATGGGGTGAAGTCATCTACATTCAATTTTCTCCTCAACAATAACACAACCTATCACCTACAATAGGTGAAACTAGGCCAGCACTTTATCATTACTTATTAGCAATTCTTAACTCCTAAATTTCCCTTTGCTGCTTTCTGGCCCCAAAAAAGAAGGAACTACGTAAATATTTCTAGGGACAAGATTAGGGAATTCATATTCACGAAGAAGTTTGATTTACAAAAGAAGGCATATCAGTAACATGGAAAAGAATTGATTAAAATACTAACAATTACATAACTTGTAAGGTAATCTCTTTAACTAGAACGTGAAGACCTCTGATTTCATTAAGACAACAACAATACATGAACTCGTATTTTATTAGCTTATGCACACATACGGTAGAAAGTCTAATATCTGCATATGTCccaggagagaaaaaaaaatagaagtaaAGGCACTTAGCTACAATGTAACTTCTTACAGAATCTAAGTTCCAAAGAATAACTTCCTGCCCAGAAGAAACTcgaaaaggaaatccaaatgtGATCCATTATTTCTATCTTAATTGAAACAAGCATTTGCTAAGCTTTCTAATGTCTGACTAGAAACAGAATCCGAAATAGCATTTTCCTAATCACTATTTAATTGGTAGAAACAGGCCTGATCCACTTGTAAGTTCAATGAAATACACTTCCTGTTAATGTCTGGTTGCTTTATGACCTTAGATAATCTGTTTTAAACCTAATAGCCTTCCATAGTACACCCACATCAAGAATTACATCAACCTTGGCAAGAGGACCACCTAAAACTACCATTGACAAAAGCCAAGTCCATTGAGGTACTGTAATCCTCAACAATCAAACAAGAAATTTGATCTCCAATGTAGTGACAAGAAGGATACTGAGCAATTACTAGAAGTTAAGCTGAAGATAACAGTGCCTAATGAGAAATATGGCTTGATATATCATTCAACACAAAGCGTTTAAGCAGTGGCGCATCATGCAAAAATGGGAAGAACATAACTATGACAGCCATGTGATAGCAGTGAGAAGAAAGATAACACTCTTATCATCCGCAGAACCATCAAAGGAAGTGTCGCTTGTGCAACCTAACCCAATAAAAACTGGATACTTTGACAGTTGCTTCTCAGAAAACATCTACAAGATGCCATTTCAACAACTAAATGCACAAGTTAAACCAAAAGTGCTCACCATAGTGCAATCCAATACAAGAAATGAACTTTAACAAAGTAATGAAAAACACAGCAAAAGAGATCCTCATACCAAGCTTTTGGAAGTTTATCAAAAATGTTGGCAGCAAGAGACACTGCCATGAGCATAGGGCGACCGAGCTGTATCAACTCCTCACTGGATGGTGCAGGGATATTGGAATCATCACCAGGTGACGATGCCTTCTTGTACTCAACAAAAAGGTATATACCATAACCCACCATAGCTAGGCCCACCAGAGTCAATAAAAAGTTCAAGAGCTTCAACAGGCACTCAAAGAACCCCTTGCACCCGCAGCACCCCATTCTCTATATTTTTCCCCAAATCTCTGCTAACAATTCATCAACTCCTCTATTCTCTACAACACAAATCCATATTTACTAACAAATTAGCTCCATAATTATGCATAATTCTGgctaaaattataaaattcacTGAACTGATACTCagttaaaaccaaaaaaatgtgGAAAATAGACAAAAGAAGtccaactaaaaattaaaaaaaattaagactCAAATAAGACGCAAAAAAATGAACCTGATAAAGAAATTCCAGCTACAATTTAAAATTATTCAACAGCTACTCGCAATTAAGCCctaaaaatgtgaaaaaaaatggTCCAGTACAAACTTCCAAAAATTCGGAAAaagttgaaataaaaaaaaattgtattctTACAAAGTAGATAGAGCTCATGCACACCTATTGTTTCCGAAATGCTAAAATCTGtcaaaattttagataaaaaaatttttgttttcccaGAAAATTGAGCTCCGAAACTTATCCCATATAAAAAAGGTGGAAAATTTGACGAATCTGTTATAATTGACTAGATTATAACACAATTCATTAAACATACCTAAAATTCTATAACTTACACATTCTATCACGCGAAATTTATCGGTAAAATTAAAACTGCCAAGGTTTTATCATTTAATGGTTGAATTAATCAGAGTTTAATGGGGAAAATGCGAATTAGATAGGATAAATTAATGAAGAGATAAAAGATGAAGAAGATTTGAGCTTACATGCAGGAGAGATAATCGGAATTGAGCTTGAGATCGCCAGCTAAGTCGAGGCTTGCAGCAGAGACAGAGAAAAAGACAACAGAAGGAAAAAAtttgaagagagagaaaaagtcagccagagagagagaaagagaattGGTGTTGAAAAAAATGTCAGGTGGACTTTTTTGCCCTTTTATTGTTCTTTTCTTgtagttttttagttttctttatttctttaaaaAGATTTTGTGTTTattctgcaattttctttttgtttcttttttattagTTGTTTCAGTGTTTATCTTTCAAGCTTGTGTGTATGTCTCATTACTAATGAAATGACTTGGCTATCCTCGAACTCTTTTTGTCTAATTTTCTTCATCTAATTCGAGCTGTGCAAACATATTGTGTTTGGATATGTATTAtttcaaattatatatatatatatatatatatatatattttttacatcACAAATAcgtttttatttttcatgttttcAATCATTTTCTTATCTCATATGTCAAAAATTGTTTACTTTTTTAAtatttcttgtttatttttattgtttctAATTAATATATCTTTGTTGTTCTCAGCTCAATTGGGCGCTAGGAGGGATTCTGTCCCTCCTTGGATGTAGGTAAGGAGTTTGAAACCCTTTGCTTGCATGTCCTGTTCAAGATTTTCTGGACATTTTCAAAGTTTTCGGAGGTAATTCTTTCCGAATTCTTAATAAGCTTAGTTGGGTTCATTTCCATCCCCCTTCCCTCTCCTCCTAATGTAGAACCAATTGTAAAAATATTGtagtcaaaacaaaaaaaaaagaactttgtTGCTTGCATGtactaaaaattttttttacaacaATCACATGTGATTCATTTCGATTCCGACAAGTTTTACTTactagaattttttttctttgtgcaCTTAATAGGGAAACTAACGGCagtttttttaatcaaaccaacGGCAGTTTCGGTTGTTGGCCACCACCAATGACTTAAAAGTCTTGATGAGATGGGAGATCAAAAATGCAAATCTTATCTTGCCTTTTATCGCTTTGCCACTATACGGCTTCCCCAAATCTATACGGGTGTGTAATGTATATGTCTTGTATGATAGTGATTCGGTTACTATTAATTTTCTCGTTGGTCCAATTGGACCTCCCCTAGAATAAATTAGGGTAGGAGTGGATGAACATTCAAAATGAGAAATCCAAAAATTCTGGATCTAAGAAcacaaaaacccaaaaaaaaaaaagaaaagaaagaaatattgggCCATTTTAGGTACATGACTTAGTTGAAATTGCATATATTGCTTAAGTGTACATGGAGATAAAGACTAGattacatttcatttttttttttcaatagtgtaAACCTCCAATCATCATGTTTTACACTTAATTAAGACACAGAATTTTGTTCTGTGGCTCAGATACTAATGACATGTCAAATTAGCACTTAAAACTCATACCCATaaaatctacaaaaaaaaatatactaaaaaaattaaaaacaggTAATAAACTTGCTTTATATGGTAATTATAATAGTTTGGCAGTAGTTCTCTTTTAATCATTCAACCTTTAAGCCTTTGAGAACATGAGCCTGTGCAGTGTGGCATTGAGGATGCTGGACCACAGCCTGCCCACCCGTTCATGTGATGATTGACTGTgcaaaaaacacacacacacacgcacttTTATATAACGGTTAAAAAATATTCTCGTGTTTAGCTTTATCCCATTGGCGCAAAAAGAATTTAAACCTTTTTATAATGAGTGGGGACGAAGAGCATTTCAACCAAAGATGGTCTTGTCATCATCCTACCGGCCTTTACCTGcaccagattttttttttctaatcttttttttcttagtttcttTCTCCCTGTTCTGGAATCAAAGAAAGAGGGTTACTACATTTGGAAAAGTATGAATTCCACTATAGCCAAATTATTCCCAGTGTTAATATCCATTTGTCCAAGAATAATTAAGAAGCAGATTAATGAAAGTTTCAAATGGAGGTGTCTAAACAAACACACCATTAATACTTTACGTTATCATGTGTTTTATGGATGTCAATACTAGAATGCCATGGACGGTTAAGTTTAATAGTGGCGGAAAGAAACTCaatgtgtttgataaaattgaaattcgaaaactaaaatttgaaatttaaagttTGAATCGGTTAAATTACTAGATTGTTAAGTAATAAATGATTTGTGGCTCCTAAATGTATCGCGTTAAAAATGATAATATGTATTTGACCTAAAAAGTTGATCCCTTATCCAAAGAGTCAATTTGAACTTACTCAGGCATTATATGCAGCATACAAAACTTAATTCTTAAGTAACAAAATTAAGAAGCAAGGtcaagttttttcttttttccggATGCTAGTAGATAGTGTGTCTAGATACaaaattgttttaaaaaattttttaaaataacaatatattactttttttgtGAATAAGAAAAACAGTTAAAACGATGAAGAATTACTAATAGATGACgtaagtaaaaaaaatttaaaaagtgggctatccaaacaaacataCAATTCCCCTTATTTTAATAACAGTACTAGGTTTGTTTGCATAGAgtcttatttgaaataattactgtaactcTTTTTATAATATGATGTATGcgagataaaaaggtggattggaaaatgtatttatgatgcaaacgaaatattttttttaaaaaaaaatgataaccAAACATAGCCAaagatttttattttgatttattttatattttcttaaagTTTAATGtcaaacggaaaaaaaaaaaagagaagaaaatagTAAATTTCAGTTTCTCACTGATGGCACTTTTGTCTTCTGCACATGTTTCTTGAGCACTCCACCCTGCCAACTAGCCAGTCCCCACCGGTGAATGATAGAAGAAGTTTATATATCCATCATGTATCCTGAGTTTCATAACAATTTGGTATATAACATGCTTGAATTATCAAAACAGAGTACCAAGGAGCAGATACTAAAGACAGCAACTACCAGTCAAGATTACAGGCTTGAAATCTGGCAGCAGTAGATGGGATAATGAAGACGAGCTCTGTTACGTGCTCAATCATTGCAAGCTTCCGACCACATTGGTACAAATTTGTCCATTCGAAATCGCACATTTGATGGTCAGACATCTACTGACTTTATCAATGACTTCAAATTCATTCAGTCGTACCATTACTTGTTTCTTACTGTTTAACAATTTATTGGAGCCAATAGTCCAAATAGTCGGTTTGGTTGGCCTATATTCTTACTTGAAGGGTAAGGGGACAGCTTAAATACGCTTGTTTGGGGGTTGGAAGGGTAAGGGGACTAGATAACTGCAGTATtgcactttttgaatttttttttaattataagtACTATACTTCTTATTGTGTGACGCATTAGACGgggtttaaattcttgatctAGTGCAATGGAGGGTTTTTAAAGGGCTCTACCTGACTATTGGATAAGATCCAATGGTTGACTCTTCGAATATACGCCCTTAGATATATGATATAACAATTGGTTTCACGTCATTTGCTATTTAAAATGGtatatttttcttcatcaagGTGTTTGTAATGCAGAGATGAGTGGCAATTTTAGAGTTTTCAGAGAATAAGGGATCAGATTTAAGAAGCGAGAAAATAGACGGAAAAATTTGAGGTCAGAACCTCTACTTTCTAAATTTCAACCTTAAtcactattctttttttttcttgttttctaaAGTATAAAATGGACTTGCCCcccattttatttatatatatatattaatgtatGACTCATGCCCTTATGACGAATATTTTGTAAGTTGTACAAAATACATGGTGGAATTTGAGATTAGAACCTCCTCTCCTTCCCCAAAAACAACAacacacacacaacacacacaaaaaaaaaaaaagcaactgAAAATCAATACTTCATTATGGAATGGAAGTAAAGGCTGTCTTGCCAAATGGACAAATAAAGTTTGACCATCTAGACAACACTATTGGAAgtctttttattccttttcttttttttttcctctaggAAATAAAGCAGAACAATTCATCTCAAATGTCTTGGCAGATCACAACCAGTGAGTCCTACAATTGCCAAGATGATAATGTGGTATGAATCCATCCGGCCGTCCTCTCATCCTTTTTTCTATGTTGCTTTTACTTTGTCCTTCATCAGTTTTGAtgccaaggaaaaaaaaaaatggctagCAAATGAGACTGTATAGAAGAAGCCAACTTCTGGCCTCGTTAATTACCAATGACagatatttcatatttttgttttctattttttgcaAAAAGAGGGAGACAACTagctcctttttctttttttttttgggtggttgGAAACGACTAGTTTGTTTTAGAAGCCAATATTATTTTGTTAGGTAGTAATTTTAAAGTTTTAGGTCCATATGTGGACCAAAAACTAAGCAGAGCCCGATCATGCAGATCTCAAAGTAGGCCAATTTCTTTCACTAGTACAGCTGATCCAAAAACTAACAGGGGGAAAGTCCAAAGGCCTTCGAAACCCCCTTCTATTACAATTTAAACCTAGTATTGTGAAATGTGCTATGCAGGCATTTATATCtaagataataataataaatgaattatttataaTAATTAcatgaaaaaagataaaaaaaaaactcaaaagagTACTACTATTAAGTATCTAATTTATATTGTGTTTATGTACTTTATTTAAAATCTTAAAGTAaactaaaatatatataaaaaaaaaagaacatcaAAACTATTCCTTTCTCCAGTATTCTTCCCCTTCAGTTCTCGCCATTTTCCCCACCACACTTTCCCAAACAAGAGGGAAGTCCTGTGGCCTTGGAAACCCCCTTCTATTACAATAAAAAATGGGCCTTGCATTGTGACACTATTCAATGTCCCAACGAATTTTACACAGAATTGTGATGATACATAAAGTATAGATCCCAAGTAAGTGCAATGGATCTCACTAACAGCATAATTGTCATTCTATATTATAACAACTACTGCCTTGaagcaatgtttttaaactcgaaACTCGAATTGGGAGGTGAATCGGAAGAGCTTTCGATTCGCGGTTCAATCTGTTCAATCCCGATTCAAAGgtttaatcattttttaaatttattttagtgtcacaaaatttgaaaaaaatgaaatattcattttagaaaataaaaaattggttGAATCTTTCGATTTTTATCTATTCTTGACCCGATTTAACTGGTTCAATTGAGTTTTTTGGTCAATCATTAAATCGGACAAAAAATATAGCCAGTTCGTGGTTCGATTGATGGAACCGACTGGCCCAAATttggttttcaaaacattgcctCAAAGGCCAATGTAGGAAACATTTTGTGTTGGTCCAAAATAACTATTTGGCAGCCTAATAGTTGTTCCAAGACTAATGGAAGAGTTTGACGTGAACATACAAAGACCGCACTTGGCTCTATTTAACATGCCAAGTGAGTTCTCTTTAGCATGTGAATTAGCGAGTAGAATCTTTATATATCAATTTTTCCATTGATTTTGGGCCAACAAGTAGGCATGCCAAATGGGTATTCCGAACCGATATAAAATTTCTAGCCAAAGCATCTATGAAAGCCCCACTACCACAAAGATTGTTATTAACCAATTGGGCCATTTTTTGTAGTCTGTGGTTTGCAAGGGCTCCTTCATGACTTGGTTTGAATTTTGATTCATCAAATTGCATCTGAAATCTTTTTCTCCTACAATTCAGTATCTTCTAAATTAACAAAATCTTTGAATTAAACTCCAAGAAGACTAAAAATCATGAGAAGAACGTCTTTTTAGTGAataattattcatttttttcttcatgttaacaaaatgatttttttggttGAGGTTAACGAAATAATTTTAAGTAACCATAAATTTGTCCAACCAAAATGTTCGATTTTAGGCATTAATTGGACGGGAGTTCGGCATTTTTATGAGGAGGGGTTAGTCGATGGTGGCAACAAGAATGAAACCTTTGTGCTTGCGATGCCACAATTTGTCTCTTTTCCTCCATCTCTAAACCTTGACGAGCTTCTGATTTCTGCAATGGCCCAATTATCCTCACAACCAAGGAAAAATACTAGAGACCAAACACTCCTATTTTGCATCACAGACACCATGGGCTCTACATCTTGAGCCTCAGTAGGGAACTAGTTTGGGTCTTAATAAAAGCGGAGGATAGAAGCGTTACTCCGGGCTATGTCCCTTCTGAGCCCATTAAGCATGAGAAGAGGACACTTTCACCAACGATGAATGAGGATGGACTATAAGAAGAATGGTAGGTTATTGCATAAACAACAAACGGACGAATACCCCACTATTAACTTTAATGTATTTAGTGTACCCTTGCGTCAAGGTAAGGAAAACACTAGATACTGGAGTGCAGTCTAATTAATAATACGATTCATTTGTAATCGATAGTTTACGAGTTTGAATCATTAAGGGGATAAGTGAAAAATTACTGTTGATCCTCtttaaagagagaaaaaagaaaggagaaaaaacACTATACAAATTGAGAATAAttgacaaataaaaaagaaattcaaTCATGTTTAGAATTCTATTTATACATGATTGACTCGAAGCATTAGTCTTAAAAAACACTATAAAGCACTGATCTAAGCAAGCAAGCATCAATCTTCCTGTTAATTCAACTCAATCTCAAATATCATTTGGATAgcagtttatttgaaataattattgtatcatttttttttgtgatgtgatatatgcaagataaaaaagtgattgagaaTATAAGTGTAtgttaaaaaatgtgtttataatgcaAACAAGCAAGCATCAATCTTTCTATTTGTTCAACTCATCTCAAACATCCACCTTTCccaaaacttcattttttttaaggtgagtctaatttattttctttacaatttctttatattttaattcatAAGTATTAATTATTTAGATACTTATAGTTATTTTAGGTTTGTggtttagaaattttttttgataattattaatttctcaatggttcttattttaaaattttatcttAGGAATTTTTGTCTTAATTTGTATAGGGTTAATGTTTGTTTATTGAATTTAGGGTACATGTTGATTTTGGTTGTGTGTAGATGCTCACAGGACAACAAATATCCTAATGTTAGAAGTGTCAATTTTATTCGCAAATCCCTCTATAGTCCCCTCATATTGTATAGCTCCTGACTACATACATACTCGAGTTGCCACAAGGCCCCATGAGGTCATGACCATTCAGCCACCTGCCCATCCCACAGCCCCCACCACCCACAAGGAGCAGTATATATTGGAGGACCCCTCACCCCATGATCTGAAATCCAGGACAAATTGTGCACTGTTGCAATTTGCAGGACTTTACTCACAGCCACATTTTCCTAACAAGAAATGCTACCAAAATTCAAACTCATATACGCGGCATATACTTAGCCGCAGGAGAAAAATGGCTACCAGTGCACCATCACAACTTTTACAGTAGTTGCTGGTTCCCTCTCGAGTGCGACAAGATAATCAGATCAGATCAGACTTTGAAAGAGTGGGCCTTTCTTGTAGCTCCTGTTGCTGTCATCTCGTCAGTGTTTGGACTTTGGTGTAGTGTTGGAACTTATGGCATTTTGGGATTGGCAGCACAAAGATTTCAGCctattttgtctttttttttccagttaAATGTTGCATGATTGGCGCGTGAACACCACGCGCTTCATGATGTGCTGTTCCTCATGGGACCCTCTTGCCGGCGACACATCGGCCTGCTGGTGCCACGTCAGCGGATATTGGGGGCATTGGTGTGAGGGGGGATTTTGGAGATGCCTTGTTTGGAGAGTTCATTTAGGACACACTCTGTTGAGGGAGGTTTTAGGCCTAATGGAAGTGGCAACCATGGCTTGCTTATTGCCTCTTTCACTACCTGGTCAATTACTTCCTCTGCCtgcaaaaatatataaacagGCCAAGATGAGCATTTTGTACTGGTAATTGTGTGATCTTTACCATGCAATAATTTACTGGAAAACTTGGTAAAGCCGCCCTTTGCCCCCAGGTGGGACTTAGTAAATAGTAGACTGAAAGATaaaagtgagagaaaatatga from Coffea eugenioides isolate CCC68of chromosome 8, Ceug_1.0, whole genome shotgun sequence encodes the following:
- the LOC113779349 gene encoding tobamovirus multiplication protein 2A, with product MGCCGCKGFFECLLKLLNFLLTLVGLAMVGYGIYLFVEYKKASSPGDDSNIPAPSSEELIQLGRPMLMAVSLAANIFDKLPKAWFIYLFIGVGVVLFVISCFGCIGAATRNGCCLSCYAVLVILLILIELGVAAFIFFDKSWKEEIPTDRTGTFGMIYDFLEDHWKIVKWVALGAVVLEALVFLLALVVRAANRPANYDSDDEYIGGPRQQIRQPLINRPQPVPATGVPVAGTLDSRPSRNDAWSTRMREKYGLDTSEFTYNPSDSNRYPQGTAQPTEERSRCTIM